In a single window of the Allobranchiibius huperziae genome:
- a CDS encoding RNA methyltransferase: MSELLITSPSNPRLKDVVALRKRRRRDELGLTLIEGYDELRLAVDAGVVPRQLLYCPELASAGAEVAQLVRESGERGAQIARLNRAAFEKIAYREGADGIVAVAALAGTALDDVATKDDSLILLAEGVEKPGNLGAMLRTADAAGVDAVVSADPVTDWGNPNVVRASKGTVFAVPVATAPTAETLAWLRARGVRLVAATPDTRTSYTDVDLTGAVAIAVGTEKEGLTGSVLDAADERVAIPMSGTANSLNVATSAAILLYEAVRQRRSAAPHTPR, encoded by the coding sequence GTGTCCGAACTCCTGATCACCTCGCCGTCCAACCCGCGGCTCAAGGACGTCGTCGCCCTGCGCAAGCGGCGGCGGCGCGACGAGCTCGGCCTCACGCTGATCGAGGGGTACGACGAGTTGCGGCTCGCGGTCGACGCCGGGGTGGTGCCCCGTCAGCTGCTGTACTGCCCCGAGCTCGCGTCCGCCGGCGCCGAGGTGGCACAGCTGGTGCGGGAGTCCGGCGAACGCGGCGCGCAGATCGCCCGGCTGAACCGCGCGGCGTTCGAGAAGATCGCCTACCGCGAGGGCGCGGACGGCATCGTAGCCGTCGCCGCACTCGCGGGGACGGCGCTGGACGACGTTGCGACCAAGGATGATTCGTTGATCCTGCTCGCAGAGGGTGTCGAGAAGCCGGGCAATCTCGGCGCCATGCTGCGCACGGCCGACGCCGCCGGCGTGGACGCCGTCGTCTCGGCCGACCCGGTGACCGACTGGGGCAACCCCAACGTCGTACGCGCCTCGAAGGGCACCGTCTTCGCGGTGCCCGTGGCGACGGCGCCCACCGCGGAGACGCTGGCGTGGCTGCGCGCCCGCGGCGTGCGGCTGGTCGCGGCCACCCCCGATACCCGCACGTCGTACACAGACGTCGATCTCACCGGCGCCGTCGCGATCGCCGTCGGCACCGAGAAGGAGGGCCTGACCGGCTCGGTGCTCGACGCAGCCGACGAGCGGGTCGCCATCCCGATGTCCGGCACGGCCAACTCCCTCAACGTCGCCACCTCCGCGGCGATCCTGCTCTACGAGGCTGTCCGGCAGCGCCGCTCGGCCGCCCCGCACACCCCCCGCTGA
- a CDS encoding VOC family protein yields MRVDHVVYAAAADGLISTAKRVGALLGVEPNDGGIHPRFGTRNMIIPLKNDRFVEVVEVLDHPASDKAPFGQAVRACSEAGGGWLAWVVRVNDIGIAEGLVGRAAAPGNRHRPDGVELSWKQLGVKGLTSDAQVPYFIQWADGVPHPSGDGPTEASLTRLQIGGSPVRVRDWLGLNGEPGVDRDEWEPGITFDFAAPHGTPGLISVSFETADGPVTI; encoded by the coding sequence ATGCGAGTCGACCATGTGGTGTACGCCGCCGCTGCAGACGGATTGATCTCCACCGCGAAGCGGGTCGGGGCCCTTCTCGGAGTCGAACCCAACGACGGTGGGATCCACCCTCGGTTCGGCACCCGCAACATGATCATTCCCCTCAAGAACGACCGGTTCGTCGAGGTCGTGGAGGTGCTCGACCACCCCGCATCGGACAAGGCTCCCTTCGGCCAGGCCGTGCGCGCGTGCTCCGAGGCGGGGGGCGGCTGGCTCGCCTGGGTCGTGCGGGTCAACGACATCGGCATCGCCGAGGGACTGGTCGGCCGCGCCGCGGCGCCCGGCAACCGGCACCGTCCCGACGGGGTCGAGTTGTCCTGGAAGCAGCTCGGCGTCAAGGGCCTCACCTCCGACGCCCAGGTGCCCTACTTCATCCAGTGGGCCGACGGGGTGCCGCACCCCTCCGGCGACGGTCCGACCGAGGCCAGCCTGACTCGTCTGCAGATCGGCGGGTCTCCGGTGCGGGTGCGCGACTGGCTCGGACTCAACGGCGAGCCCGGTGTCGATCGCGACGAGTGGGAGCCCGGCATCACCTTCGACTTCGCCGCCCCGCACGGCACGCCCGGCCTGATCTCGGTGAGCTTCGAGACCGCTGACGGTCCCGTCACCATCTGA
- a CDS encoding metal-sensitive transcriptional regulator: protein MAGYSGSKQDYLTRLRRVEGQVRGIQRMVQEDDYCIDVLTQVSAITKALQSVSLGLLEDHIAHCVVDAARESEEAAHDKVAEASAAIARLVKS, encoded by the coding sequence ATGGCCGGCTATTCAGGCAGCAAGCAGGACTACCTCACCCGGCTGCGCCGGGTGGAGGGACAGGTCCGGGGCATCCAGCGGATGGTCCAGGAGGACGACTACTGCATCGACGTGCTTACCCAGGTCAGCGCGATCACCAAGGCGCTGCAGTCGGTGAGCCTGGGGCTGCTCGAGGACCACATCGCGCACTGCGTGGTCGATGCCGCGCGGGAGTCCGAGGAGGCCGCCCACGACAAGGTCGCCGAGGCGTCGGCGGCGATCGCCCGGCTCGTCAAGAGCTGA
- the purB gene encoding adenylosuccinate lyase — protein sequence MRSLASATPPIALGALDGRYRGVVSALVDHLSEPALNRQRVHVEVEWLIHLTTVGAVPGVRALTEAEQAQLRAIPQDFDLADIEELAEIERETVHDVKAVEYYLKRRLPAIVGEQDAPALSELIHFACTSEDINNLSYALMVQGAVTGVWAPKAARLVEQVADMARELADVPLLAHTHGQPATPTTMGKEIAVLAHRLGRQLRRIEGAEYLGKINGATGTYGAHTAAVPGTDWISVSRDFVESLGLQWNPLTTQIESHDWQAELYADVARFNRVLHNLCTDFWTYISMGYFAQVRGQGTVGSSTMPHKVNPIRFENAEANLEVSNALLDVLAATLVQSRLQRDLTDSSMQRNIGTAFGHSMLALDNAGRGLAGLDAVPAAMAADLDRNWEVLGEAIQSAMRALGAAGVEGMDQPYERLKELTRGRRITGDDLREFVRGLGFPPEVQERMLALTPASYVGLAPQLVDFLER from the coding sequence ATGCGTTCGCTCGCCTCCGCCACCCCGCCGATCGCCCTCGGCGCCCTCGACGGCCGGTATCGCGGAGTCGTCTCCGCACTGGTCGACCACCTCTCGGAGCCGGCGCTGAACCGGCAACGCGTGCACGTCGAGGTGGAGTGGCTGATCCACCTCACCACGGTCGGCGCGGTGCCCGGCGTCCGCGCCCTGACCGAGGCCGAGCAGGCGCAGCTGCGCGCGATCCCGCAGGACTTCGACCTCGCCGACATCGAGGAGCTCGCCGAGATCGAGCGCGAGACGGTGCACGACGTGAAGGCAGTCGAGTACTACCTCAAGCGCCGCCTGCCGGCGATCGTCGGCGAGCAGGACGCGCCCGCGCTCTCCGAGCTCATCCACTTCGCCTGCACCAGCGAGGACATCAACAACCTGTCGTACGCGCTGATGGTGCAGGGCGCCGTTACCGGCGTGTGGGCCCCGAAGGCAGCGCGCCTGGTCGAGCAGGTGGCCGACATGGCGCGCGAGCTGGCCGACGTGCCGCTGCTCGCGCACACCCACGGCCAGCCCGCCACGCCCACCACGATGGGCAAGGAGATCGCCGTCCTCGCCCACCGCCTGGGCCGGCAGCTGCGCCGCATCGAGGGCGCCGAATACCTCGGCAAGATCAACGGGGCGACCGGCACGTACGGCGCACACACCGCCGCCGTTCCCGGCACCGACTGGATCTCCGTCAGCCGCGACTTCGTGGAATCGCTGGGCCTGCAGTGGAACCCGCTCACCACGCAGATCGAGAGCCACGACTGGCAGGCCGAGCTCTACGCCGACGTCGCGCGGTTCAACCGGGTGCTGCACAACCTGTGCACCGACTTCTGGACCTATATCTCGATGGGCTACTTCGCCCAGGTGCGCGGCCAGGGCACGGTCGGGTCGAGCACGATGCCGCACAAGGTCAACCCGATCCGGTTCGAGAACGCCGAGGCCAATCTCGAGGTCAGCAACGCGCTGCTCGACGTCCTCGCCGCGACCCTCGTGCAGTCGCGCCTGCAGCGCGACCTGACCGACTCCTCGATGCAGCGCAACATTGGCACGGCGTTCGGGCACTCGATGCTGGCGTTGGACAACGCGGGCCGCGGCCTCGCCGGGCTCGACGCCGTCCCCGCCGCGATGGCCGCCGACCTCGACCGCAACTGGGAGGTGCTCGGCGAGGCGATCCAGTCCGCGATGCGCGCGCTGGGAGCGGCCGGCGTCGAGGGGATGGATCAGCCCTACGAGCGCCTCAAGGAACTCACCCGCGGGCGCCGGATCACCGGCGACGACCTGCGCGAGTTCGTGCGCGGGCTCGGCTTCCCGCCGGAGGTGCAGGAACGGATGCTGGCGCTGACGCCCGCGTCGTACGTCGGCCTCGCACCGCAGCTGGTCGACTTCCTCGAGCGCTGA
- a CDS encoding VOC family protein codes for MPVRDVNWPVGSPCWAECSFEPEHRGMTHARDFYEKLFGWRTEEGVSGSGGAGSAAYVTCFKDERAAAGLSPMLAEGERPSWLTYLATDDIEEAAQAVQRAGGIVHVPPADAGDLGRLAFCTDPTGAYFALWQAGTHKGFGIVAEPDAVAWHTLLTRDLAGAKAFYGEVFGYTFEDRAPDLSIAKLPGGAEVAGFHQADQLADDVPANWLVHFAVSDRDSSAQIAQSLGAQVLMTSHSPMGPEALLQGKHGEVFTVVQVTD; via the coding sequence ATGCCCGTGCGAGACGTCAACTGGCCGGTCGGCAGCCCCTGCTGGGCGGAGTGCTCCTTCGAGCCGGAGCACCGCGGCATGACCCACGCCCGTGACTTCTACGAGAAGCTCTTTGGCTGGCGTACGGAAGAAGGCGTCTCGGGAAGCGGCGGCGCCGGGAGTGCGGCCTACGTGACGTGCTTCAAGGACGAGCGCGCGGCGGCCGGACTCTCACCCATGCTGGCCGAGGGTGAGCGCCCGTCGTGGCTGACCTACCTCGCCACCGACGACATCGAGGAGGCCGCGCAGGCGGTGCAGCGGGCCGGCGGCATCGTGCACGTCCCGCCGGCCGACGCGGGCGACCTCGGGCGGCTGGCGTTCTGCACCGACCCCACCGGCGCCTACTTCGCGCTCTGGCAGGCGGGCACCCACAAGGGCTTCGGCATCGTGGCGGAGCCCGACGCGGTCGCGTGGCACACCCTGCTGACCCGGGATCTGGCCGGGGCCAAGGCCTTCTACGGCGAGGTCTTCGGCTACACCTTCGAGGACCGCGCGCCCGACCTCAGCATCGCGAAGCTGCCAGGCGGCGCGGAGGTGGCCGGGTTCCACCAGGCCGACCAGCTGGCCGACGACGTCCCGGCCAACTGGCTGGTGCACTTCGCGGTGAGCGACCGCGACTCCTCCGCGCAGATCGCGCAGAGCCTCGGCGCGCAGGTGCTGATGACCAGCCACTCCCCGATGGGGCCCGAGGCGCTGCTGCAGGGCAAGCACGGCGAGGTCTTCACCGTCGTGCAGGTCACCGACTGA
- a CDS encoding sortase domain-containing protein, with translation MRPLLTLGVGLLAAAIGAGGVALSNHPANAVPRDFGSVASSTGTPSGPVSAAPRRAPGIAPVQDAVPPAAPVRITIPSLRVSAPLTNVALDGANSLVVPQDPHVVGWWQASALAGSPMGTTVLDGHVDTAAQGPGTLFRLQDLRAGATIVLRASNGHEYTYRVTTRRVLKKSGGLPASLFSPTAPGTLAVVTCGGPFDRAIHHYVDNIVVLASPVS, from the coding sequence GTGAGACCGCTGCTGACGCTCGGGGTCGGGCTGCTCGCCGCCGCGATCGGCGCCGGGGGCGTCGCGCTCTCGAACCATCCGGCGAACGCGGTTCCGCGCGATTTCGGATCGGTGGCGTCCTCGACCGGGACACCGTCCGGTCCGGTGAGCGCGGCACCGCGTCGCGCACCGGGGATCGCCCCGGTGCAGGACGCGGTGCCCCCGGCTGCCCCGGTGCGGATCACGATCCCCTCGCTGCGCGTCTCCGCACCGCTGACCAACGTGGCGCTGGACGGCGCGAACTCGCTCGTCGTACCTCAGGATCCGCACGTGGTCGGGTGGTGGCAGGCGAGCGCGCTCGCCGGGTCGCCGATGGGCACCACGGTGCTGGACGGTCATGTCGACACCGCGGCGCAGGGACCCGGCACGTTGTTCCGCCTGCAGGACCTCCGAGCGGGGGCCACGATCGTCCTACGGGCCTCGAACGGCCACGAGTACACCTATCGGGTCACGACCCGTCGGGTCCTGAAGAAGTCCGGTGGCCTGCCGGCGAGCCTCTTCAGCCCGACCGCGCCGGGGACGCTGGCCGTCGTCACCTGCGGCGGACCGTTCGACCGCGCCATCCACCACTACGTCGACAACATCGTGGTGCTTGCGAGCCCGGTGAGCTGA
- a CDS encoding DUF4142 domain-containing protein, with protein MSMHRTRYITLAGASLAVAATCLPATAFAATSPSTADKTFVTANEQVNLAEIAIGQLAMTHSSSAAVHTLAQKTMSDHMAAKAKLTTVAANLGLTLPSAPNAMQQAQAAQLKGLTGSSFDQLYLRDQVAGHETSIAGTDTEIRTGSSETVVSYARGYLPVAQMHLRMAQADLASSSGSGPGSVQAGSGGQAATNGGTDLRLGWTAGAVGLALLGGGAVYADRRRRALR; from the coding sequence ATGTCGATGCATCGCACCCGCTACATCACACTCGCCGGGGCGTCACTCGCCGTCGCAGCGACCTGCCTTCCCGCCACCGCCTTCGCGGCGACGTCGCCGAGCACGGCCGACAAGACCTTCGTCACGGCCAACGAACAGGTCAACCTCGCCGAGATCGCCATCGGCCAGCTGGCGATGACGCACTCGTCGTCGGCCGCCGTGCATACCCTCGCGCAGAAGACGATGTCGGACCACATGGCCGCCAAGGCCAAGCTGACGACGGTCGCCGCGAACCTCGGCCTGACGCTGCCGAGCGCGCCGAACGCCATGCAGCAGGCCCAGGCGGCCCAGCTGAAGGGACTGACCGGGTCCTCGTTCGACCAGCTCTATCTGCGTGACCAGGTCGCCGGACACGAGACGTCGATCGCCGGTACCGACACCGAGATCAGGACCGGCTCCAGCGAAACCGTCGTGAGCTACGCGCGCGGCTACCTTCCGGTCGCCCAGATGCACCTGCGGATGGCGCAGGCAGACTTGGCGTCCTCCTCCGGCAGCGGGCCCGGCAGCGTGCAGGCCGGCTCGGGTGGGCAGGCCGCCACCAACGGGGGCACCGATCTGCGGCTGGGCTGGACCGCCGGCGCCGTCGGTCTGGCGCTGCTCGGCGGAGGCGCCGTGTACGCCGACCGCAGGCGGCGTGCGCTGCGGTGA
- the bioD gene encoding dethiobiotin synthase, whose protein sequence is MSNPCPVICISGTDTEIGKTIATAAIAAALTGHGQRVVAVKPTQTGLAPGEPGDADEVARLTGVDVREYVRLPEPLAPDIAARRAGVSLPTVAEHAARVADLARSGEYDVVLVEGAGGLLVRLDADGGTLADLATALGRDGVRAGFAIVVRAGLGTLNHTALTLEALEARGLDLVGLIVGSLSETPDLAAETNLDQLRDLADDRWIGTIPEGASRLEPRAFRRAAADWLVL, encoded by the coding sequence GTGAGCAACCCCTGCCCGGTCATCTGCATCAGCGGCACCGACACCGAGATCGGCAAGACCATCGCCACCGCCGCGATCGCGGCAGCGCTGACCGGGCACGGCCAACGTGTGGTCGCGGTCAAGCCCACCCAGACCGGACTGGCTCCCGGTGAGCCCGGGGACGCCGACGAGGTCGCCCGGCTGACCGGCGTCGACGTGCGCGAGTACGTGCGTCTCCCCGAACCGCTCGCCCCCGACATCGCGGCGCGGCGCGCCGGTGTCTCCCTGCCGACCGTCGCCGAGCACGCCGCCCGGGTCGCCGACCTGGCCCGCAGCGGCGAGTACGACGTGGTACTCGTCGAGGGCGCCGGCGGGCTCCTGGTGCGGCTGGACGCCGACGGCGGCACCCTCGCCGATCTCGCGACCGCGCTGGGGCGCGACGGGGTCCGCGCTGGGTTCGCGATCGTCGTACGCGCCGGCCTCGGCACCCTCAACCACACCGCGCTCACCCTCGAAGCCCTGGAGGCCCGCGGTCTGGACCTGGTGGGGCTGATCGTGGGATCCCTGTCGGAAACACCGGATCTGGCGGCCGAGACCAACCTGGACCAGCTGCGCGACCTGGCCGACGACCGGTGGATCGGCACCATCCCGGAGGGCGCCTCACGCCTGGAGCCCCGGGCGTTCCGCCGCGCCGCCGCCGACTGGCTGGTGCTCTAG
- a CDS encoding 8-amino-7-oxononanoate synthase: MSTFEQYLQSQAAERDAAGLTRRVVAGVGHQAIDLAGNDYLGLRRDPAVIDAAVAALEYFGSGAGASRLVTGTWPIHEDLETALAEHLQMESALVFSTGYQANLAAMTALADDDTLIVSDAHNHASIIDGARLSRAAVEVVPHGDLAAYERALQERTQARAVIVVESIYSVFGDTSPVAELADLAARYDALLVVDEAHGLGVVGDHGEGRVASLGLAGAPHIVVTVSLAKALSSQGGAVLGSDLVRSHLINTARPFIYDTGLAPVSAGGALGALDVLIERPSLAKEVREIMGELAAACGVPTPAGAVLSVAMPGPREALAAVDVCAAHGVRIGCFRPPSTPDGSSRLRLTAHAGLSAKDVEHCARVLRTVSR, encoded by the coding sequence ATGAGTACATTCGAGCAATACCTGCAGTCCCAGGCTGCGGAGCGTGATGCGGCGGGGCTGACGCGTCGGGTGGTCGCCGGTGTGGGCCACCAGGCGATCGACCTCGCGGGCAACGACTACCTGGGCCTGCGCCGCGATCCGGCGGTGATCGACGCGGCGGTAGCAGCCCTGGAGTACTTCGGATCCGGAGCCGGGGCATCCCGGCTGGTGACCGGCACCTGGCCCATCCACGAGGACCTCGAGACCGCCCTGGCAGAACACCTGCAGATGGAATCGGCGCTCGTCTTCTCCACCGGCTACCAGGCCAACCTCGCGGCCATGACCGCACTCGCCGACGACGACACCCTGATCGTCTCTGATGCGCACAACCACGCCTCGATCATCGACGGAGCGCGCCTGTCTCGGGCGGCGGTCGAGGTCGTCCCGCACGGTGACCTGGCGGCGTACGAACGCGCCCTGCAGGAGCGCACGCAGGCCCGCGCCGTCATCGTGGTCGAGTCGATCTACTCGGTCTTCGGCGACACCTCTCCAGTGGCCGAGCTCGCCGATCTGGCCGCCCGGTACGACGCGCTCCTGGTCGTCGACGAGGCGCACGGCCTCGGGGTGGTGGGCGACCACGGCGAGGGTCGGGTCGCCTCCCTGGGACTGGCTGGCGCGCCGCACATCGTGGTGACGGTCAGCCTGGCCAAGGCGCTGTCGTCCCAGGGCGGCGCGGTGCTCGGCTCGGACCTGGTGCGCAGCCACCTGATCAACACCGCGCGGCCGTTCATCTACGACACCGGCCTGGCCCCGGTGTCCGCAGGTGGCGCGCTCGGGGCACTAGACGTGCTGATCGAGCGACCCTCCCTGGCCAAGGAGGTCCGCGAGATCATGGGCGAGCTGGCCGCGGCGTGCGGCGTCCCCACACCCGCGGGCGCCGTCCTGTCCGTCGCCATGCCCGGCCCGCGGGAGGCACTGGCGGCGGTCGACGTGTGTGCGGCGCACGGCGTGCGCATCGGCTGCTTCCGCCCACCATCGACGCCTGACGGCAGTTCCCGGCTGCGGCTGACCGCCCACGCCGGTCTCTCGGCCAAGGACGTCGAGCACTGCGCGCGGGTGCTGCGCACGGTCTCCCGGTGA
- a CDS encoding adenosylmethionine--8-amino-7-oxononanoate transaminase: MSDPSQLLSYDRDHLWHPYSSVTEPAPTRLVESASGIRLTLRDTDGTRREVIDGMSSWWCAIHGYAVPELDAAAQQQLGRMSHVMFGGLTHEPAITLARKLIERAPAFDGQARLKHVFLADSGSVSVEVALKMAWQAHLTGGRTRRKMFTIRGGYHGDTLAPMSVCDPVGGMHRLFTGVLPEQVFAPLPPAGLDGDDATYDEWESATRRLYEEHAPDIAAVVLEPVLQGAGGMRIYPPRAVRFLAALARDHGALVIFDEIATGFGRLGTMWAADQVEVVPDILCVGKALTGGYLTLAAVLCTADVARAVSGGEAGALMHGPTFMGNPLACAIASASMDLVTPTRIGRARQIEAELRGALEPARALASVRDVRAIGAVGVIQLHSPVDTEAVTRVALEQGVWLRPFRDLVYAMPPLVSDADAIETIGGAMVSAVEQVHG, encoded by the coding sequence GTGTCCGACCCGTCGCAGCTGCTGTCCTACGACCGTGACCACCTCTGGCACCCGTACTCCTCGGTCACCGAGCCCGCGCCGACCCGCCTGGTGGAGTCCGCCAGCGGGATCCGCCTGACGTTGCGGGACACCGATGGCACCCGCCGCGAGGTCATCGACGGCATGTCGTCGTGGTGGTGCGCGATCCACGGGTACGCCGTGCCCGAGCTCGACGCGGCGGCCCAGCAGCAGCTCGGCCGGATGAGCCACGTGATGTTCGGCGGACTCACCCACGAACCGGCGATCACGTTGGCGCGCAAGCTGATCGAGCGAGCCCCGGCGTTCGACGGGCAGGCCCGGCTGAAGCACGTCTTCCTGGCCGACTCCGGCTCCGTGAGCGTCGAGGTCGCCCTGAAGATGGCGTGGCAGGCGCATCTGACCGGCGGGCGGACCCGGCGCAAGATGTTCACCATCCGCGGCGGTTACCACGGCGACACGCTGGCCCCGATGAGCGTGTGCGACCCCGTCGGCGGCATGCACCGCCTCTTCACCGGCGTGCTCCCCGAGCAGGTCTTCGCGCCCCTGCCGCCGGCCGGGCTCGACGGTGACGACGCGACCTACGACGAGTGGGAGAGCGCCACCCGCCGGCTCTACGAGGAGCACGCACCCGACATCGCGGCGGTCGTGCTCGAGCCGGTCCTGCAGGGCGCCGGGGGCATGCGCATCTACCCACCGCGCGCGGTCCGGTTCCTGGCCGCACTGGCGCGCGACCACGGTGCGCTGGTGATCTTCGACGAGATCGCCACCGGTTTCGGCCGGCTCGGGACGATGTGGGCCGCCGACCAGGTCGAGGTCGTGCCGGACATCCTGTGCGTCGGCAAGGCGCTCACCGGCGGCTACCTCACGCTGGCCGCGGTCCTGTGCACCGCCGACGTCGCCCGGGCGGTCAGCGGCGGGGAGGCCGGTGCGCTCATGCACGGGCCGACGTTCATGGGCAACCCGCTGGCCTGCGCGATCGCGTCGGCCAGCATGGACCTGGTGACGCCGACCCGCATCGGCCGCGCCCGGCAGATCGAGGCGGAGCTGCGCGGTGCGCTGGAGCCCGCGCGGGCGCTCGCGAGCGTGCGCGACGTACGCGCCATCGGAGCCGTCGGCGTCATTCAGCTGCACTCCCCCGTCGACACCGAGGCGGTCACGCGGGTCGCGCTGGAGCAGGGCGTGTGGCTGCGACCTTTCCGCGACCTGGTCTATGCGATGCCACCCCTCGTGAGCGATGCTGATGCCATCGAAACCATCGGCGGGGCGATGGTCTCCGCAGTGGAACAGGTGCATGGATGA
- a CDS encoding DUF4282 domain-containing protein has translation MSQPTNGEGRSGEHSGGYQQGGSLGQGWEQDEQSDTPYDAQNTGWDATQAVPAAPQEDGAHGALPAQGSEAADVAGSADSGPSSAGEQGYTAGDQQGYSQPSGQEPSGYGQPAGGYGQQGQQGQSDSGYGQQGGYGQSSYGQQAPSDAQGQQGWGQQGQQGGYGQQSPAYGASQPGQAGQVGQQGQADQSGSKGRGWGRQSGQPRDPNSPQAQVSQVVGGAGDGVGALFSDLQFKKSLTERIASLIFLVTIVWAVLHFLSNLVYNFGSQGVGNGVSIKHMSTGSALIHTLTDLVALVLTVGVTRLLLELAVHVSRIAGRTKD, from the coding sequence ATGTCACAGCCGACGAACGGCGAAGGTAGGTCCGGGGAACACTCCGGCGGATACCAGCAGGGCGGAAGTCTCGGCCAAGGCTGGGAGCAGGACGAACAGTCCGACACGCCGTACGACGCGCAGAACACCGGGTGGGACGCCACGCAAGCGGTCCCGGCGGCCCCCCAGGAGGACGGCGCGCACGGCGCATTGCCGGCCCAGGGCAGTGAAGCCGCCGACGTCGCGGGCTCCGCCGACTCGGGTCCGTCGTCAGCCGGCGAGCAGGGATACACCGCCGGTGACCAGCAGGGCTACAGCCAGCCGAGCGGCCAGGAGCCGTCCGGATACGGACAGCCGGCCGGTGGCTACGGGCAGCAGGGCCAGCAGGGCCAGTCCGACTCCGGTTACGGCCAGCAGGGCGGCTACGGCCAGTCCAGCTACGGCCAGCAGGCACCCTCCGACGCGCAGGGCCAGCAGGGCTGGGGTCAGCAGGGCCAGCAGGGCGGTTACGGGCAGCAGTCTCCGGCGTACGGCGCGAGCCAGCCGGGACAGGCCGGGCAGGTCGGACAGCAGGGCCAGGCCGACCAGTCCGGCTCGAAGGGCCGCGGCTGGGGCCGTCAGAGCGGTCAGCCGCGCGACCCCAACAGCCCGCAGGCGCAGGTCAGCCAGGTCGTCGGCGGTGCCGGTGACGGCGTCGGCGCGCTCTTCAGCGACCTGCAGTTCAAGAAGTCGCTGACCGAGCGCATCGCGTCGCTGATCTTCCTGGTGACGATCGTCTGGGCGGTGCTGCACTTCCTGTCCAACCTGGTCTACAACTTCGGCAGTCAGGGCGTCGGCAACGGTGTCTCGATCAAGCACATGAGCACCGGTTCGGCGCTGATCCACACGCTGACCGACCTGGTGGCGCTCGTGCTCACCGTCGGTGTGACCCGGTTGCTGCTCGAGCTCGCGGTGCACGTCTCGCGGATCGCCGGGCGCACCAAGGACTGA
- the bioB gene encoding biotin synthase BioB — MTSTTTPRDTTVLDRAREVVLDRGEALGYDDIVAVLNTPDELLPDLLALAHDVRLKYNGEEVEVEGIVSLKTGGCPEDCHFCSQSGQFTSPVRSVWLNIPELVRAAEQTAATGASEFCIVAAVRGPDAKLMSQMREGVKAIKEAVDIEVAASLGMLSQEQVDDLVDMGVHRYNHNLEAARSYFTKVVTTHSYDERWDTCTMVKESGMELCCGGLVGMGETVEQRAELASQLAELEPHEVPLNFLNPRPGTPFGDLEPMGSSDALRTIAAFRLALPRTILRYAGGRELTLGDLGTRDGLLGGINAVIVGNYLTTLGRDPREDLALLDELQMPIKALNATL; from the coding sequence ATGACCTCGACAACGACCCCCCGCGACACCACCGTCCTGGACCGCGCCCGTGAGGTCGTGCTCGACCGGGGCGAGGCCCTCGGGTACGACGACATCGTCGCCGTACTGAACACTCCCGACGAGCTGCTGCCCGACCTGCTGGCCCTCGCCCACGACGTGCGCCTGAAGTACAACGGCGAGGAGGTCGAGGTCGAGGGCATCGTCTCCCTCAAGACCGGCGGATGCCCCGAGGACTGCCACTTCTGCAGTCAGTCCGGCCAGTTCACCTCACCGGTGCGCTCGGTGTGGCTCAACATCCCCGAGCTGGTGCGCGCCGCCGAGCAGACCGCCGCCACCGGCGCCAGCGAGTTCTGCATCGTGGCCGCCGTCCGCGGACCCGACGCGAAGCTGATGAGCCAGATGCGCGAGGGCGTCAAGGCCATCAAGGAGGCCGTCGACATCGAGGTGGCCGCCTCGCTCGGCATGCTCAGCCAGGAGCAGGTCGACGACCTGGTCGACATGGGCGTGCACCGCTACAACCACAACCTCGAGGCCGCACGCTCCTACTTCACCAAGGTCGTCACCACGCACTCCTACGACGAGCGCTGGGACACCTGCACGATGGTCAAGGAGTCCGGCATGGAGCTGTGCTGCGGCGGCCTCGTCGGGATGGGCGAGACCGTCGAGCAGCGCGCCGAACTGGCCTCGCAGCTGGCGGAACTGGAGCCGCACGAGGTGCCGCTGAACTTCCTGAACCCCCGCCCCGGTACGCCGTTCGGCGACCTGGAGCCGATGGGCTCCTCGGACGCGCTGCGCACGATCGCGGCGTTCCGGCTCGCGCTGCCGCGCACGATCCTGCGGTACGCCGGCGGCCGTGAGCTCACCCTCGGCGACCTCGGCACCCGCGACGGGCTGCTCGGCGGCATCAACGCCGTCATCGTCGGCAACTACCTGACCACCCTGGGTCGCGACCCGCGCGAGGACCTGGCGCTGCTGGACGAGCTGCAGATGCCGATCAAGGCGCTCAACGCGACGCTGTGA